TATACAGCGCCATATTTTCCGATTTATGATTTTCGGTTGAATTTGGGAATCGTTTGGTACTTATTTAGCTAAATTCAAGAGGATGAATTTGGATTTTAATCATATCAAAAGTATTCCGCAACTTATCAAAGATTTTCTAAGTGATAATCTAGATTTTGCGGCTTCAAAACCTTTTAGTTTTGAAACAATTTCTCAACAAATTGGAGAAAAAGAAAAATCTTACTCGCCCAAAGTTCGTGAAGCTTTGCATCAAAGTTTGACCAAACAATTGCATAACCAAAATTTGTCATTTTTACAACAACAAAATTTGGATTTGTTAAAGCAAGATAATACGTTTACGATAACAACAGGTCATCAACTGAATCTTTTTACAGGGCCTGTTTTTTTCATTTATAAAATTTTACAAACGATAAAAACGACCGAGGAGCTAAAGAAACAATTTCCAACTAAAAATTTCGTTCCTATTTTTTGGATGGCTACAGAAGATCATGATTTTGATGAAATAGACCATTTCAAAACCGAGCATCATTTTTATCAAACCAAAGCCAAACAAGGCGGTCCAGTTGGACGAATAAAAGTTGAAGATCAATATTTTATTTCCGAATTTGAAAAAGAGTTTAAAGATTTTGTGTTCGGTACGGAGTTAATTTTGATGATGAAGGAAGCCTACAAAGTGGGAAATACCTTCGCGGAAGCAACCAGAATTATCGGACAAAATCTATTTGCAGATTATGGGTTGTTGATGTTGGATGGCGACGACAAAGCTTTGAAAGCCTTAATGATCCCTACTTTTAAAAAGGAATTATTAGAGGAGCAACTTTTTAAAACAACTTTGGAAAGAAGAAATCTTTTAGAAAAAAAATACCATAAAGTTCAAGTAAATCCTCGTGCGATTAATCTTTTTTATCTTTCGGAAACCCGAAATAGAATTGATCGGCAAAATGATAAATTCGTTGTTCTCGACACAGACATCAATTTTACAGAACAAGAAATTTTAAAAGATTTAGAAACGAATCCTGAAAAATTTAGTCCCAATGCGGTGCTGCGTCCTGTTTATCAAGAAAGTATTTTGCCTAATCTAGCTTATGTTGGAGGAAATGCCGAAGTTATGTATTGGCTAGAACTTTCAGATTATTTTGCATCGGTTGATGTGCCGTTTCCAGTGTTGATTCCGCGTAATTCTTTATTGTTTTTAAAAGAAAAAACCTTTAATAAAATTGAAAAACTCAGTTTAAATATTTCGGAGTTTTTTGAAGATTTTGCGAGCATTATAAAAAAACATTTGTTGGAAAATCAAGCTTTACACGAGCTTTTAATATTGCAAGAAGAAGAACTAAAAAAGCGTTTCTCTGTTTTGAAAGAAGAAGCTTGGCAGACCGATGTGACATTTAAAAATTTGGTGGAAGCCGAAGAAACACGACAACTAAAATCTTTGAAAAGAATGCAACAAAGATTGCTTCGCGCAGAGAAAATCAAGCATTCTGAAAAACTAAAACGCTACGAAGATATTTTTCTAGAAGTCCATCCTGGAGGGATTTGGCAGGAACGACAATACAACTTTTCGGTTTTTTATGCGGACGAAGGACCAGATTGGCTAAAATCTTGTTACGAACTTATGAATGTTGAAAAATCAGAATTGATCGTTTCGCATTTAATTTGAAAGCCTTATTTTTGTAAATATTATTTTATAAGATGATTAAGAAAATCTTTGTTTTATCTGCATTAACAACAGTTTTAATTGCAAGTGCACAAGCAACTCACAAAGTCGAACCGAAAGAAACGGCCTATGGTATTGCAAAAAAATACGGACTTAGCTTGGCAGAGCTTTATCAACTGAATCCTCAGATTAAAGAAGGAGCAATTGGTATTGGTGACATGTTAAAGGTTTCTAAATCAGGAAGTCAAAATACATCTGCGGCTACAAAACCCGCAACTACTACCACAGCTTCAAATAAAACAGGAGCAATTATTCTTCAGCCAAAACAAACAATTTATGGTATTACAAAACAATATCATATTTCTGAAGCTGATCTTCGCAAACTAAATCCGAATTTGGATAATCACATGAAGATTGGTGACGAAGTGGTTTTGCCTTTAGATAATATTAAGAAATATGCAGACGGAGCAGCTACAAGCCAAACGTCAACTGTTACAACGACAACAACTTCTTCATCCGCAGGAGAAGCAGATGATTTGTACACGATTAAAGAAAAAGATAATTATTATAAAATTTCGAGACAGTTCAACATTACGCAAAAACAATTGTTTGCTTTGAATCCAGGTCTTGAAGAAAAAGGCCTTAAAGCGGGAGATCATATCCGTATAAAAGGAGATCTTTCTAATTCTACAATTGTAGTTGCAGAAACAAAACCTGTAACCAAAGTAGAAACAACGACCGCCAGCAATAATACTGTAGCTACAACCACAGAAACAACAACGTCAACTACGAGTACGGATGACTATATTACATACACCGTGAAAAGTGGTGATACGGTTTTCGGAATTACAAATAAATTCAATGTCGATCTTAATGAATTGTTGGCACTCAACCCAGATTTAGTCAATGGACTTCGTGCGGGAATGCTTTTGAAAATTAAAAAGCTAGACCCAATGTATTCAAAAAAAAATGGCGATAACCTGAATGTGGTTTTGATGTTACCATTTGGTTTTGATGCTAATGATAGCAAATATAGATCGATGGCTTTGGATTTTTTGACAGGAGCAAAACTAGCCGTAGAACGTAATGTGGCTAAGGGAATGAATCTCGATATCAAAGTTATTGATGCCGGAAACGAAAATACTTTTAAAAATAGCATTTCGCAAATTAATCAAGACAATACAGATTTAATCATCGGTCCTTTTTTCAAAACGAGCGTTATTGAGGTTTTAGAATTTGTAAAAAATAAAAAAATCCCTGTTGTTGCACCTTTTGCAAATTCTGAGGATTTATATAATTACAGCAATTTAATCATTGTAGAAACCAACCACGATGCGTATGTCGAGAGAATGATAAAAGAGGTTGGGCAGGTCTACTCTAATCAAAAAATATATATCGTGGCTGACGATACAAAAGCGAATGCAAACGCTATCAAAACAGGATTGGAAAAAAATCTTAAAAAACCAGAAATTATTATAGTAAATTCGGCTAATGATATTCAGTTGGATCAAAATATGATGACAGGTCAATCTGCGCCAATTATTTCGATTCTTGCTAATGACGAAGATAATGTTGGCGCTGCTTACGCTAACCGATTAATTGCTTTATCCAAAGACGTTGACGGAAACAAAGCATTCAGCATGTTTTATAATTCAGCATTTGAGAAAAAAAGCGACGACTTATCAAAGTCAAGTTTAGTCTATTTGATGGATAAAAAAATCAATACCGAAGGGGCTTTCGAAACCGAAGTTTTGAGTGATTACAAGAAGAAATATTGTAAAACGCCAGGCCGTTATGCAGTTGTAGGATTTGACGTGGTTAACGATATGTTGTCTAGAGAGAACAAAAAAGGAGAAATTTTTAAACAAATTAATAAGTCGCAAACACAATTAGCGACCAAGTTTGAATTCACGAGAATCAAACCAAATGGTGCTTATGTCAACACAGGTTACAGAGTGGTGAGATTGGTGCCTTAATTTTTAAGTATAGGAAAGAGTTAATATATGAAAGCACTTGTATTCCCTGGTCAGGGGTCTCAATATGTTGGGATGGGTAAAGAGTTATATGATGCCCGCAGAGACATCAAAGACTTGATGGATTCTGCAAATGAGATTCTAGGCTTCGATATTCTTAACATCATGTTCGCGGGAACGGACGACGATCTTAAGAAAACTAAAGTTACACAACCAGCTATTTTTATCCATTCTGTGGCAGCGGTTAAAGCGATAGACACATTAGGGGCGCAGATGGTAGCGGGACATTCTTTGGGTGAGTTTTCAGCTTTGGTGGCTAATGGCGTTTTGTCTTTTGAAGACGGTCTAAAATTAGTTGCGGAAAGAGCAGCCGCTATGCAAGAAGCATGCGATGCTAATCCGAGTTCTATGGCGGCAATCTTAGGCTTGGAAGATCAAGTTGTTGAAGATATTTGTCAATCTATTGATGGAATTGTGGTTCCTGCAAATTACAATTGTCCTGGACAATTGGTCATTTCAGGAGAAACAGAAGCAGTGGAAAAAGCTTGTGCCGTTTTGAAAGAAGCAGGCGCAAAAAGAGCTTTACTTTTGCCTGTTAATGGCGCATTTCATTCTCCATTGATGCAACCTGCACAAGAAAGATTGGCGGCAGCAATTGAGAATACAAAGTTTAGAAATGCGACGATTCCGGTTTATCAAAATATTACAATGACAGCAGTTTCTGATCCTGTTGAAATTCAAAAAAATCTTATTGCACAATTGACAGGCCCTGTAAAATGGACTCAAAGTGTGCAAAATATGATTAAAGATGGCGCGGAAATGTTTATCGAAGTTGGACCTGGGAAAACCTTACAAGGTTTAATCAAGAAAATAAATCCTGAAATTTTCGTATCTTCAGCCTTATAATTTAAAAAACTATGAGTCAAATTTTTTCTCGCGGGAAATTATTGCTCACTTCAGAATACGTCGTTCTTGACGGCGCAAAAGCTCTTGCTGTACCAACCAATTGGGGGCAAGAGTTTTTTTTTAAGGAGCAACTAGAAAACAAGCATCAGTTATCTTGGACGGGCAAACATCAAGGCGATGTCTGGTTAACTGCCCAGATTGATTTTAAAGCATGGAAGGTTTTGGAATCTAATAATCCACAAGCGGCCGAGTTTGTTTTAAATACTTTGAGGAATTGTCAAGTTTTGGGTTCTAAGAAATTTGATACTAATGAAGGTGTTGATGTGGTTTCTAACCTTCAGTTTCCAGCTAATTATGGTTTGGGAAGTAGTTCTACTTTGATGACGAGTCTTGCAAAATGGACAGACGTTGACGCGTTTAGGCTAAATGCTTTATCATTGGGCGGAAGTGGTTATGACATTGCCATAGCGGAAGCAAATCATGCGATCGTTTTTCAAATCCAGGATTCTGAACCAACTTATGAGCGAATAGATTTTAAACCCGATTTTTTGAAAGATTTGGTTTTTGTTCATCTTAATCAAAAACAAGACAGTCGAGAAGGCATCAGACTTTACCGTTCTAAAGAAAAATCAATGACTTTAATTTCAGAATTTACCCAATTAACGGAAAAGGTTTTAGAAACAAAAAGTTTGACAGAATTCTCAAATTTGATGCAAGAGCATGAAAATTTGTTATCCATTTTTTTAGATAAAAAATGTGTTAAAAAAGAATTTTTTGAAGATTGTCCTGTTTTTGTGAAGTCTTTGGGTGCTTGGGGAGGCGATTTTGTGCTGACTTCAAAATTTGAAGATTATGAAAAATACTTTTCTAAAAAGGGTTTTGAAACAATAATTCCATGGAATGAAATGGTATATTCATAATGTTTAATTAATTTTTTTGAAAACTGACGATTGTCAGTTTATTTAATTTAAAAATATTACTTTAAGGGTTTAAATTTGCAAAAGGTCAAATAATATAGTAATTAGTAAATTATGGAACACATTAAACGCTACCTAGAGCGTAATGGTATCACAACGGACGCAGAGATACTTTACAATCCTTCTTACGAAACACTTTTCCAAGAAGAAATGAATCCTAATAACGAAGGATTTGCTAAAGGAATTTTAACCACAACAGGAGCAGTATCTGTTAACACAGGTGTTTTTACAGGTCGATCACCAAAAGATCGTTACATTGTAAAAGATGCCGCTTCTGAGAACACAATTTGGTGGGATGGTAACATCAACAGACCAACAACAACTGCTATTTTTGATGAATTACTAGGTTTGGTACAGAGAGATATGTCTGGAAGTAAGTTGTATGTTGTAGATACATACTGCGGAACAAATCCAGATACACGTCTTAAAGTAAGATTTATAACAAAAGTGGCTTGGCAGGCGCATTTTGTAACCAATATGTTCATTCGTCCTTCACATTACGAATTAGAGCATTATGGCGAACCAGATTTCTTAGTAATCAATTCTGCAGAAACAGTTAATCCAAATTGGAAAGAGCAAGGTCTTAATTCGGAGGTTTTTGTCATGTTTGATTTAACGAAGAAAATTCAAATCATCGGAGGTACTTGGTATGGTGGCGAAATGAAAAAAGGTATGTTCTCTATGATGAACTATTATCTTCCGCTAAAAGGTATGGCTTCTATGCACTGTTCTGCTAACGTTGGCGAAGAGGGTGATGTTGCGGTATTCTTTGGACTTTCAGGAACTGGTAAAACGACACTTTCTGCTGATCCAAAACGCTACCTAATTGGGGATGATGAGCATGGTTGGGATGAAAATGGCGTATTCAACTA
This genomic stretch from Chryseobacterium sp. POL2 harbors:
- a CDS encoding GYDIA family GHMP kinase, translating into MSQIFSRGKLLLTSEYVVLDGAKALAVPTNWGQEFFFKEQLENKHQLSWTGKHQGDVWLTAQIDFKAWKVLESNNPQAAEFVLNTLRNCQVLGSKKFDTNEGVDVVSNLQFPANYGLGSSSTLMTSLAKWTDVDAFRLNALSLGGSGYDIAIAEANHAIVFQIQDSEPTYERIDFKPDFLKDLVFVHLNQKQDSREGIRLYRSKEKSMTLISEFTQLTEKVLETKSLTEFSNLMQEHENLLSIFLDKKCVKKEFFEDCPVFVKSLGAWGGDFVLTSKFEDYEKYFSKKGFETIIPWNEMVYS
- the bshC gene encoding bacillithiol biosynthesis cysteine-adding enzyme BshC, whose product is MNLDFNHIKSIPQLIKDFLSDNLDFAASKPFSFETISQQIGEKEKSYSPKVREALHQSLTKQLHNQNLSFLQQQNLDLLKQDNTFTITTGHQLNLFTGPVFFIYKILQTIKTTEELKKQFPTKNFVPIFWMATEDHDFDEIDHFKTEHHFYQTKAKQGGPVGRIKVEDQYFISEFEKEFKDFVFGTELILMMKEAYKVGNTFAEATRIIGQNLFADYGLLMLDGDDKALKALMIPTFKKELLEEQLFKTTLERRNLLEKKYHKVQVNPRAINLFYLSETRNRIDRQNDKFVVLDTDINFTEQEILKDLETNPEKFSPNAVLRPVYQESILPNLAYVGGNAEVMYWLELSDYFASVDVPFPVLIPRNSLLFLKEKTFNKIEKLSLNISEFFEDFASIIKKHLLENQALHELLILQEEELKKRFSVLKEEAWQTDVTFKNLVEAEETRQLKSLKRMQQRLLRAEKIKHSEKLKRYEDIFLEVHPGGIWQERQYNFSVFYADEGPDWLKSCYELMNVEKSELIVSHLI
- the pckA gene encoding phosphoenolpyruvate carboxykinase (ATP) — protein: MEHIKRYLERNGITTDAEILYNPSYETLFQEEMNPNNEGFAKGILTTTGAVSVNTGVFTGRSPKDRYIVKDAASENTIWWDGNINRPTTTAIFDELLGLVQRDMSGSKLYVVDTYCGTNPDTRLKVRFITKVAWQAHFVTNMFIRPSHYELEHYGEPDFLVINSAETVNPNWKEQGLNSEVFVMFDLTKKIQIIGGTWYGGEMKKGMFSMMNYYLPLKGMASMHCSANVGEEGDVAVFFGLSGTGKTTLSADPKRYLIGDDEHGWDENGVFNYEGGCYAKVIDLSAEKEPDIFAAIKRDALLENVVVKDNGEVDFADGSITENTRVSYPIYHINKIVLPSKAGHAKKIIYLSADAFGVLPPVSILTDDQAQYHFLCGYTSKLAGTERGITEPTPSFSPAFGEAFLSLHPTMYSHTLIGKMKEHGAKAYLVNTGWNGTGKRISLKDTRAIIDAIIDGSIDKATTDTVPVMNLEFPTALPNVSEGILDPRDTYADKAEWEAKAKDLASRYIKYFEQYANNDEAKALIASGPQI
- the fabD gene encoding ACP S-malonyltransferase encodes the protein MKALVFPGQGSQYVGMGKELYDARRDIKDLMDSANEILGFDILNIMFAGTDDDLKKTKVTQPAIFIHSVAAVKAIDTLGAQMVAGHSLGEFSALVANGVLSFEDGLKLVAERAAAMQEACDANPSSMAAILGLEDQVVEDICQSIDGIVVPANYNCPGQLVISGETEAVEKACAVLKEAGAKRALLLPVNGAFHSPLMQPAQERLAAAIENTKFRNATIPVYQNITMTAVSDPVEIQKNLIAQLTGPVKWTQSVQNMIKDGAEMFIEVGPGKTLQGLIKKINPEIFVSSAL
- a CDS encoding LysM peptidoglycan-binding domain-containing protein, translated to MIKKIFVLSALTTVLIASAQATHKVEPKETAYGIAKKYGLSLAELYQLNPQIKEGAIGIGDMLKVSKSGSQNTSAATKPATTTTASNKTGAIILQPKQTIYGITKQYHISEADLRKLNPNLDNHMKIGDEVVLPLDNIKKYADGAATSQTSTVTTTTTSSSAGEADDLYTIKEKDNYYKISRQFNITQKQLFALNPGLEEKGLKAGDHIRIKGDLSNSTIVVAETKPVTKVETTTASNNTVATTTETTTSTTSTDDYITYTVKSGDTVFGITNKFNVDLNELLALNPDLVNGLRAGMLLKIKKLDPMYSKKNGDNLNVVLMLPFGFDANDSKYRSMALDFLTGAKLAVERNVAKGMNLDIKVIDAGNENTFKNSISQINQDNTDLIIGPFFKTSVIEVLEFVKNKKIPVVAPFANSEDLYNYSNLIIVETNHDAYVERMIKEVGQVYSNQKIYIVADDTKANANAIKTGLEKNLKKPEIIIVNSANDIQLDQNMMTGQSAPIISILANDEDNVGAAYANRLIALSKDVDGNKAFSMFYNSAFEKKSDDLSKSSLVYLMDKKINTEGAFETEVLSDYKKKYCKTPGRYAVVGFDVVNDMLSRENKKGEIFKQINKSQTQLATKFEFTRIKPNGAYVNTGYRVVRLVP